Proteins from a single region of Bdellovibrio bacteriovorus HD100:
- a CDS encoding flavin reductase family protein, whose protein sequence is MKKMDLRKAFTLIEPGPVTLVTTSAGGTNNVMTISWTMAVDFTPKLAITTGPWNFSYKALTKSRECVIAIPTVDLLDKVVGVGTCSGKDTDKFDTFRLTPIKGKYVEAPLIKECVANIECKVVDIIKKHDIVVLEGVAAYFDTSRKEKRTLHAVGDGTFVVDGRTLDRKKQMRSKLLGIF, encoded by the coding sequence ATGAAGAAAATGGATCTTCGCAAAGCATTCACTCTTATCGAGCCCGGCCCGGTGACGCTCGTGACCACAAGTGCCGGAGGCACCAATAATGTCATGACCATTTCATGGACGATGGCGGTAGATTTCACACCTAAACTTGCTATCACCACAGGTCCGTGGAACTTTTCCTATAAAGCGCTCACAAAGAGCCGCGAGTGTGTCATTGCCATACCGACTGTTGATTTGCTGGATAAAGTGGTTGGCGTGGGCACTTGTTCTGGAAAAGACACTGACAAGTTTGATACATTTCGACTCACGCCCATCAAAGGAAAGTATGTTGAAGCTCCCCTGATCAAAGAATGTGTTGCCAACATTGAATGCAAAGTCGTCGACATCATCAAGAAGCACGACATCGTCGTGCTTGAGGGAGTTGCCGCTTACTTCGACACCTCCCGAAAGGAAAAGCGCACCCTGCATGCCGTGGGTGACGGCACCTTTGTCGTCGATGGCAGGACACTTGATCGAAAGAAACAGATGCGCTCAAAG
- a CDS encoding tautomerase family protein → MGHGGSMPYVNVQITKGATKEQKAQIIADITQSLVKVLGKKPEHTHIVIQEIADEDWGFEGLPTDEWKKKQK, encoded by the coding sequence ATCGGCCACGGGGGATCTATGCCTTACGTTAACGTTCAGATTACAAAGGGCGCAACAAAAGAGCAGAAAGCGCAAATTATCGCTGATATTACTCAGTCTCTTGTAAAAGTACTGGGTAAGAAGCCAGAACACACTCATATCGTTATCCAGGAAATTGCGGACGAGGATTGGGGTTTTGAAGGTCTGCCGACGGATGAATGGAAGAAAAAGCAGAAATAG